From the Cryptomeria japonica chromosome 2, Sugi_1.0, whole genome shotgun sequence genome, one window contains:
- the LOC131873620 gene encoding uncharacterized protein LOC131873620, with amino-acid sequence MAVKPSEAMTVRFLINTKTQRIVYAEAGKEFVDFLFSFLSMPIGSVLNLLYDFESNRNIGSISNLYDSMEKLPTQFMSTDKSQLLDPKFITTYSNNFLRTKHSNNFLKIEGRKYYVSSYLSTPKISRSQSYCSTTQNISITHNISTSSGNPLSRV; translated from the coding sequence ATGGCAGTCAAGCCTTCTGAAGCCATGACTGTACGCTTTCTCATAAATACTAAAACTCAACGTATCGTATATGCGGAGGCTGGTAAAGAGTTCGTTGATTTTCTGTTTAGTTTTCTTTCTATGCCCATCGGTTCTGTCCTCAATTTACTGTATGATTTTGAATCCAATAGAAATATTGGCTCTATCTCTAATCTGTATGATAGCATGGAAAAACTACCCACTCAGTTTATGAGCACGGATAAATCCCAGCTGCTTGACCCCAAATTTATAACCACGTACTCTAATAACTTTCTTAGGACCAAGCACTCTAATAACTTTCTTAAGATTGAGGGCAGAAAATATTACGTTTCCAGCTATCTCTCAACTCCAAAAATTAGCAGGAGTCAGTCTTATTGCAGCACAACTCAAAATATCAGCATCACTCACAATATCAGCACCAGCAGCGGAAATCCACTATCACGAGTATAA